From the Oleiharenicola lentus genome, one window contains:
- the gmd gene encoding GDP-mannose 4,6-dehydratase translates to MSRLSRQKTALILGITGQDGSYLAELLLGKGYNVHGVVRRASMFNRSRIEHLRAGAGRNRLTLHYSDLTDHTSLRRIVQKVAPREVYHLAGQSHVGLSFEIPEVTSEENATATLALLEILRDLAQPVRFYHAASSELFGAPDRAPQDESTPVNPVNPYGCAKAFAAQMCRVYRQAYGLFAVNGIAYNHESPRRGENFVTRKISLGAARIAAGQQKEIVLGNLDAKRDWGWAPEFVEVMWRSLQAGTARDYIFATGRATAVRDFAAAAFAELGLRLKFSGKGRAEIARRTDTGAIVLRVDPKFYRPIESTTLVGDARLARRKLGWQPATVGTDVARQMVRADFSALKA, encoded by the coding sequence ATGTCCCGTCTTTCGCGTCAAAAAACCGCCCTTATCCTCGGCATCACCGGCCAGGATGGATCCTACCTGGCCGAGCTGCTGCTCGGGAAGGGCTACAACGTCCACGGGGTCGTGCGGCGCGCGAGCATGTTCAACCGGTCGCGCATCGAGCACCTGCGCGCCGGCGCCGGGCGGAACCGGCTGACGCTGCACTACAGCGACCTCACCGACCACACGTCGTTGCGCCGCATCGTGCAGAAGGTTGCGCCGCGGGAGGTTTACCACCTGGCCGGGCAGAGCCACGTGGGCCTGAGCTTCGAGATTCCGGAGGTCACCAGCGAGGAGAACGCCACGGCCACGCTCGCGCTGCTGGAGATCCTGCGCGATCTCGCCCAGCCGGTGCGGTTCTACCATGCGGCCAGTTCCGAGCTGTTCGGTGCGCCCGACCGGGCACCGCAGGACGAATCCACCCCGGTCAATCCGGTGAACCCCTACGGCTGCGCCAAGGCTTTTGCCGCGCAGATGTGCCGGGTTTACCGGCAGGCTTACGGGCTCTTTGCCGTCAACGGCATCGCCTACAACCACGAGTCGCCGCGACGCGGGGAGAATTTCGTGACCCGCAAGATTTCCCTCGGGGCCGCGCGCATCGCAGCCGGCCAGCAGAAGGAGATCGTGCTCGGCAACCTCGACGCCAAGCGCGACTGGGGCTGGGCCCCGGAATTCGTCGAGGTGATGTGGCGGTCGCTGCAGGCGGGGACCGCCCGCGATTACATCTTCGCCACCGGCCGGGCGACCGCCGTGCGGGACTTTGCCGCCGCCGCCTTCGCGGAGCTGGGCCTCAGGCTGAAATTCTCCGGCAAGGGGCGCGCGGAAATCGCGCGGCGCACCGACACCGGCGCTATCGTGCTGCGCGTCGATCCGAAGTTCTACCGGCCCATCGAGTCCACGACGCTCGTGGGCGACGCCCGGCTGGCGCGCCGGAAGCTCGGCTGGCAGCCCGCCACCGTTGGAACTGACGTCGCCCGGCAGATGGTGCGGGCGGATTTCTCTGCGCTGAAGGCCTGA
- the polX gene encoding DNA polymerase/3'-5' exonuclease PolX, translating to MNKTEIAAVLTDIATLLELKGENPFKTRAYQSGARLLEGMTEDEIARRVEAGTLEEVKGIGEALAQKITELHRTGRLEFHEKLKASVPAGLVDLLSIPGLGTKKIRALQDKLGADSIEKLKAACEAGQVAALEGFGDKSQEKILSGIRNREAYGRRHLWLEAQEAGAPILAGLRALAAVQQVESCGSLRRRMETVGDLDFLVATTEPSPVVEWFVSQPHVKEVTARGDLKASVRLESGLQADLRLVPPEQFVFTLHHLTGSKDHNVQMRQRALERGLSLSEWGLFPAEDKHGSTAEAKKAGATGPKSLAAKTEADLFRHLGLEFIPPELREGRGEVEAAEQRKLPELVTEADIRGVFHNHTTASDGHNTLEEMTAAAEALGMEYLGIADHSKSSFQARGLDEARLEQQIAEIKRLNESKKFKTWVFSGTECDILPDGRLDFSDAMLAQLDYVVVSVHSSFRQEREVMTQRIIKAIEHPHVTMLGHLTGRLLLEREGYDVEVDRIVDAAIANGVAIELNASPMRLDMDWRHWRKAAEKGLLTSINPDAHRTAQLDYYKTGVGAARKGWLTKEQVLTTRPLADMKKWLAARRK from the coding sequence ATGAACAAGACCGAGATTGCCGCCGTTCTGACCGACATCGCCACGCTGCTGGAGCTGAAGGGCGAGAATCCGTTCAAGACCCGCGCCTACCAGTCGGGCGCGCGCCTGCTCGAAGGCATGACCGAGGATGAAATTGCCCGGCGCGTCGAGGCCGGCACGCTGGAGGAGGTCAAGGGCATCGGTGAGGCGTTGGCGCAGAAAATAACGGAGCTGCATCGCACGGGGAGGCTGGAGTTCCACGAAAAGCTTAAGGCCTCGGTTCCGGCCGGCTTGGTGGACCTGCTTTCCATTCCCGGTCTGGGCACGAAGAAGATCCGTGCGTTGCAGGACAAGCTGGGCGCCGATTCGATCGAGAAGCTCAAGGCGGCGTGCGAGGCGGGGCAGGTGGCCGCTTTGGAGGGATTTGGTGACAAGTCGCAGGAGAAAATTTTGTCCGGCATCCGCAACCGCGAAGCCTACGGACGGCGGCATCTCTGGCTCGAGGCGCAGGAGGCGGGCGCGCCGATTCTGGCGGGTTTGCGGGCGTTGGCGGCGGTGCAGCAGGTGGAATCCTGCGGCAGCCTGCGGCGGCGCATGGAGACGGTGGGAGACCTGGATTTTCTCGTGGCCACGACCGAGCCGTCGCCCGTGGTGGAGTGGTTTGTCAGCCAGCCGCATGTCAAGGAAGTCACCGCGCGCGGCGACCTGAAGGCCAGCGTGCGGCTGGAGTCGGGCCTGCAGGCCGACTTGCGGCTGGTGCCGCCGGAGCAGTTTGTCTTCACGCTGCACCACCTGACCGGCTCGAAGGACCACAACGTCCAGATGCGGCAGCGCGCGCTGGAGCGCGGCCTTAGCCTGAGCGAGTGGGGGCTGTTTCCGGCGGAGGACAAGCATGGCTCGACGGCCGAGGCAAAGAAAGCGGGCGCCACCGGCCCGAAGAGTTTGGCGGCGAAGACGGAGGCAGACCTGTTCCGTCACCTGGGGCTGGAGTTTATTCCACCGGAATTGCGCGAGGGTCGCGGGGAAGTTGAAGCCGCGGAGCAGAGGAAGCTGCCCGAACTCGTCACCGAGGCCGACATTCGCGGCGTGTTTCACAACCACACGACGGCGTCCGACGGACACAACACGCTGGAGGAGATGACCGCCGCGGCCGAGGCGCTGGGGATGGAATACCTCGGCATCGCCGATCATTCGAAATCGAGTTTTCAGGCGCGCGGCCTCGACGAGGCGCGGCTGGAGCAGCAGATCGCCGAGATCAAGCGGCTGAACGAGTCGAAGAAGTTCAAGACCTGGGTCTTCAGCGGCACCGAGTGCGACATCCTGCCCGACGGGCGGCTGGATTTTTCGGACGCGATGCTCGCGCAACTGGATTACGTCGTCGTGTCGGTGCATTCGTCGTTCCGGCAGGAGCGCGAGGTGATGACGCAGCGCATCATCAAGGCCATCGAGCACCCGCACGTCACGATGCTCGGACACCTCACCGGGCGGCTGCTGCTGGAGCGTGAAGGCTACGACGTGGAGGTGGACCGGATCGTGGACGCGGCCATCGCGAACGGTGTGGCCATCGAGCTCAACGCCTCGCCGATGCGCCTCGACATGGACTGGCGGCACTGGCGCAAGGCGGCGGAGAAGGGTCTGCTCACGAGCATCAATCCCGATGCCCACCGCACGGCGCAGCTGGACTATTACAAGACCGGGGTCGGCGCGGCCCGGAAGGGCTGGCTGACGAAGGAGCAGGTTCTGACCACCCGTCCCCTGGCCGACATGAAAAAGTGGCTGGCCGCCCGCCGGAAGTGA
- the rrtA gene encoding rhombosortase, producing MTQPTAPAFIPPEIVRLLRHPPAATLLCALASLIIQLFPEWRAGLLYDRAGIADGEFWRIWTGHLVHFGWPHFVVDAGLLLIVGWFSENRHAWFTRIALVLMPAFISACMFWLEPGMTRYGGLSALNLGLLVYVAAEGWRHDRTEWFWPAVIVIYVAELAYEYYRGGQGGGAIRFDDPGIRVATGAHLAAAGYVVLALGAGLLITRAGSNKDQGPSNK from the coding sequence ATGACCCAGCCGACCGCCCCCGCCTTTATCCCGCCGGAGATTGTCCGGCTGCTGCGTCATCCGCCTGCGGCAACCCTGCTCTGCGCCCTGGCGTCGCTCATCATCCAGTTGTTTCCCGAATGGCGGGCGGGATTGCTCTACGACCGCGCCGGCATCGCTGACGGCGAATTCTGGCGCATCTGGACCGGGCACCTCGTCCACTTCGGCTGGCCCCACTTTGTCGTGGATGCCGGTCTGCTGCTGATTGTGGGCTGGTTCTCCGAGAACCGGCACGCGTGGTTCACCCGGATCGCATTGGTGCTGATGCCCGCCTTCATTTCGGCCTGCATGTTCTGGCTCGAACCCGGCATGACCCGCTACGGCGGCCTGAGCGCCTTGAACCTGGGGCTGCTCGTTTACGTCGCCGCCGAAGGCTGGCGCCACGACCGCACCGAGTGGTTCTGGCCCGCGGTGATCGTCATCTACGTGGCCGAGCTCGCCTACGAATACTACCGCGGCGGCCAGGGCGGCGGGGCCATCCGCTTCGACGATCCCGGCATCCGCGTGGCCACCGGCGCCCACTTGGCCGCCGCCGGGTATGTGGTGCTGGCTCTGGGAGCGGGGCTGCTGATCACACGGGCAGGAAGTAACAAGGACCAAGGACCAAGTAACAAGTAA
- a CDS encoding o-succinylbenzoate synthase has translation MSAGFPKGRSVSYRFSYRAYRLPLRFPLRTAHGLWAEREGMIVRLQAEGGGVGWGEVAPIPWFGTETVAEAEEVCRGLGDKVTAEALQTVPERFGCLRFALACAFPAAWLGDPAQQQAKRLPVTALLPAGRAVLDAMPPKLESGYLSFKWKVGVGDPADELALLDDVLAQLPGYAKLRLDANGAWDRRTATKWLARCADRPVEFVEQPLAPADEDGLRGLAGDFPVTLALDESVARLVEAKRWQAEGWRGVFVIKPALAGPLDELAAWVETTKADVVLSSAIETALGRAAVLRFALTRAELTKRALGFGVGEVFGDRRWDGPMLGPVLDAGWLAGVNSEELWNTLN, from the coding sequence ATGAGTGCCGGCTTCCCCAAGGGTCGAAGCGTGTCTTATCGCTTCAGTTACCGCGCTTACCGTCTGCCGCTGCGCTTCCCGTTGCGGACGGCGCACGGCTTGTGGGCCGAGCGGGAGGGAATGATCGTGCGGCTGCAGGCGGAGGGCGGGGGCGTGGGCTGGGGGGAGGTGGCGCCGATACCGTGGTTTGGCACCGAAACGGTCGCGGAGGCGGAGGAGGTCTGCCGGGGATTGGGCGACAAGGTGACTGCGGAGGCGCTACAGACTGTGCCGGAGCGGTTCGGGTGCCTGCGGTTTGCTTTGGCGTGTGCCTTCCCCGCGGCGTGGTTGGGTGATCCCGCCCAGCAACAAGCCAAACGCCTGCCGGTCACGGCGCTGTTGCCGGCGGGGCGGGCGGTGTTGGACGCCATGCCGCCCAAGCTGGAGAGCGGCTACCTGAGCTTCAAATGGAAGGTCGGGGTGGGTGACCCGGCCGATGAACTGGCCTTGCTCGACGACGTGTTGGCGCAATTGCCGGGCTACGCCAAGCTGCGGCTCGACGCCAACGGGGCATGGGACCGGCGCACGGCGACGAAATGGCTCGCGCGTTGCGCGGACCGGCCGGTGGAGTTTGTCGAACAACCCCTGGCCCCGGCCGACGAAGACGGCTTGCGCGGGTTGGCCGGGGATTTTCCGGTGACGCTCGCATTGGACGAGTCGGTCGCGCGGCTCGTGGAGGCGAAGCGTTGGCAAGCCGAGGGCTGGCGGGGCGTGTTTGTGATCAAGCCGGCGCTGGCCGGGCCGCTGGATGAGTTGGCGGCATGGGTGGAGACGACCAAGGCCGATGTCGTGCTTTCGAGTGCGATCGAGACGGCGCTGGGCCGGGCGGCGGTGCTGCGGTTTGCGCTGACGCGTGCGGAGCTGACGAAGCGCGCGCTGGGTTTCGGGGTGGGCGAGGTGTTCGGCGACCGGCGCTGGGACGGCCCCATGCTGGGTCCGGTGCTTGATGCGGGTTGGCTGGCGGGAGTGAATTCGGAGGAATTATGGAACACGCTGAACTGA
- a CDS encoding inositol monophosphatase has protein sequence MTNRELDHARHLLCRLQDHIRESVIAAWQRQGRSFAKVVAVTAADTIYQVDRIGEQAILEWFERHWPKTWPVELVMEGLDEAEAVTFPAGTPVGQTRWKCILDPIDGTRGLMYDKRSAWSLAGLAPQRGGKTTLADIVVAAMTELPTSKQWRADQLSAVKGRGVVAQAVNVLTGERKPLRVTPSRAKDCRGGFAALSRFFPEGKALLGELEERLWQELYGRGGANSPLVFDDQYICSGGQLAELIAGHDRFMADLRPRVFGKLHVKSALVCHPYDLCTALVAREAGCVIEAPLGGAIRAPLDTTSAVDWAGYANPALARHIRPVLRRLIKRML, from the coding sequence ATGACCAACCGTGAACTCGACCACGCCCGCCACCTGCTCTGCCGGTTGCAGGATCACATCCGTGAATCCGTCATCGCGGCGTGGCAGCGGCAGGGTCGGAGTTTCGCGAAGGTGGTGGCGGTGACCGCCGCCGACACGATCTACCAGGTGGACCGCATCGGCGAGCAGGCGATCCTGGAGTGGTTTGAGCGGCACTGGCCCAAGACATGGCCGGTCGAGCTCGTGATGGAAGGGTTGGACGAAGCCGAGGCGGTGACTTTCCCGGCGGGCACGCCGGTGGGGCAGACCCGGTGGAAGTGCATCCTCGATCCGATCGACGGCACGCGCGGGCTGATGTATGACAAGCGCAGCGCGTGGAGCCTTGCCGGGCTGGCTCCGCAGCGCGGCGGAAAGACCACGCTCGCCGACATCGTGGTGGCCGCGATGACGGAGCTGCCGACCAGCAAGCAGTGGCGGGCGGACCAACTGAGCGCGGTGAAGGGCCGCGGCGTGGTGGCGCAGGCGGTGAACGTGCTCACCGGTGAGCGCAAGCCACTGCGGGTGACGCCGAGCCGCGCGAAGGATTGTCGCGGCGGATTTGCGGCGCTCAGCCGATTCTTCCCCGAGGGCAAGGCGCTGCTGGGGGAGTTGGAGGAAAGACTCTGGCAGGAGCTCTACGGCCGCGGCGGGGCCAACTCACCCTTGGTTTTTGACGACCAATACATCTGCTCCGGCGGGCAGCTGGCCGAATTGATCGCCGGGCACGACCGCTTCATGGCGGATCTGCGTCCGCGGGTTTTCGGGAAGCTGCACGTGAAGTCGGCGCTGGTCTGCCATCCCTACGATCTTTGCACCGCATTGGTCGCGCGCGAGGCCGGTTGCGTGATCGAGGCTCCGCTCGGCGGGGCGATCAGGGCGCCGCTCGATACGACGAGCGCGGTGGACTGGGCCGGTTACGCGAACCCCGCGCTGGCCCGGCACATCCGGCCGGTGCTGCGGCGGTTGATCAAGCGGATGCTGTGA
- the guaB gene encoding IMP dehydrogenase, with protein sequence MPKPVAKKSSRDSEYYLPAERFFPANLPSALTFDDVSLATLYSEVLPKDTDLATSLSDGLALQIPIISSDMDTVTESRMAIAMALNGGLGLIHYNLPAKEQIKEVARVKHHVHGLIQDPMTVKPGATIAEVLEMIELRRFDFRTFPVVDEAGKLVGLLPGNVVRERYKALQVANVMTPRKQLLTVEEKKIANDPIKVADRFFTENVGIHKILVVDAADRLRGLITSSDVERITSEAKSRRKPARDASFRLVVGAAISPVRRPDGSLDRDRIIAHVGELVQESVDAVAVSTAHGHTAGVGDMVKLIRGEFKDLTIIAGNVTSGEGVEFLAGCGANAIKIGQGPGSICTTRIVAGVGIPQLTALFAAGRGAARKGARLIADGGITKSGDIVKALTLSDAVILGGLLAGCREAPGEIMEISGKIYKQYRGMGSHAAMKAGSAARYGHDKNDTVRKVAAEGIEALKEVSGSVDDVLNALIGGVQSGMGYLGAKNLPELRKKARYIRVSPAGMKEAAPHDVIEVSKRSSN encoded by the coding sequence ATGCCCAAGCCTGTTGCCAAAAAATCCTCGCGCGACTCGGAGTATTACCTGCCCGCCGAGCGCTTCTTCCCCGCCAACCTGCCGAGCGCGCTCACCTTCGACGACGTCTCGCTCGCCACGCTCTACTCCGAGGTCCTGCCCAAGGACACCGACCTCGCCACCAGCCTCTCCGACGGGCTCGCGCTCCAGATCCCGATCATCTCGTCGGACATGGACACGGTCACCGAGTCGCGCATGGCCATCGCCATGGCGCTGAACGGCGGTCTCGGCCTCATCCATTACAACCTGCCCGCCAAGGAGCAGATCAAGGAGGTCGCCCGCGTGAAGCACCACGTCCACGGTCTCATCCAGGACCCGATGACCGTGAAACCCGGCGCCACCATCGCCGAGGTGCTGGAGATGATCGAGCTGCGCCGCTTCGACTTCCGCACCTTCCCCGTCGTGGACGAGGCCGGCAAGCTCGTGGGCCTGCTCCCGGGCAACGTCGTGCGCGAGCGCTACAAGGCCCTGCAGGTCGCCAACGTGATGACGCCGCGCAAGCAGCTCCTCACCGTCGAGGAGAAGAAAATCGCCAACGACCCCATCAAGGTCGCCGACCGTTTCTTCACCGAGAACGTCGGCATCCACAAGATTCTCGTGGTTGACGCCGCGGACCGCCTCCGCGGCCTCATCACCAGCTCCGACGTCGAGCGCATCACCTCCGAGGCCAAGTCCCGCCGCAAGCCCGCCCGCGACGCCAGCTTCCGCCTCGTCGTCGGCGCCGCCATCTCCCCCGTGCGCCGGCCCGACGGTTCGCTCGACCGCGACCGCATCATCGCCCATGTCGGCGAACTCGTGCAGGAATCGGTGGACGCCGTCGCCGTCTCCACCGCCCACGGCCACACCGCGGGCGTCGGCGACATGGTGAAACTCATCCGCGGCGAGTTCAAGGACCTCACCATCATCGCGGGCAACGTCACCAGCGGCGAAGGCGTGGAGTTCCTCGCCGGCTGCGGTGCCAACGCCATCAAGATCGGCCAGGGCCCCGGCTCCATCTGCACCACGCGCATCGTCGCCGGTGTCGGCATTCCGCAGCTCACCGCCCTCTTCGCCGCCGGCCGCGGCGCCGCCCGCAAGGGCGCCCGCCTCATCGCCGACGGCGGCATCACCAAGTCGGGCGACATCGTGAAGGCGCTCACGCTCTCCGACGCCGTCATCCTCGGCGGCCTGCTGGCCGGCTGCCGCGAGGCGCCGGGCGAGATCATGGAAATCTCGGGCAAGATCTACAAACAATACCGCGGCATGGGCTCCCACGCCGCCATGAAGGCCGGCTCGGCCGCCCGCTACGGTCACGACAAGAACGACACCGTCCGCAAGGTCGCCGCCGAGGGTATCGAGGCCCTCAAGGAGGTTTCCGGCTCCGTGGACGACGTGCTTAACGCCCTCATCGGCGGGGTGCAGAGCGGCATGGGCTATCTGGGCGCCAAAAACCTGCCCGAGTTGCGAAAAAAGGCCCGCTACATAAGGGTTTCACCCGCCGGTATGAAAGAGGCCGCTCCCCACGACGTCATCGAAGTCTCCAAGCGCAGCAGCAACTGA
- a CDS encoding AMP-binding protein, translating into MFTGQERRARQRVRFFVSESDPRKFMQEFARGVAGFTEVFLCDPNGGAGEAARIEALRQMPMENRFTKTPEGWLMIPTGGSGGQLKFARHDEQTITAAVRGFTRHFGVERVNAVGVLPLHHVSGLMAWLRCALTGGEYVPLDWKQLEGGDLLPLPAKPDGWVISLVPTQLERLLRNPAAVAWLKEYRIIFLGGAAATPGLLDRAAALGLRLSPGYGMTETAAMVTALRPEDFLSGARSSGAPLPHARVAVAENGVVSIGGESLFRGYYPEWRTPGEFKTSDLGHVDPQGHLHVLGRSDAVIITGGEKVNPAEVERALRETDEFSDVVVVGVPDPEWGQAVVAAYPASTCPDLAKVQRSIVSSLSAYKRPKRYLPVENWPLNAVGKVNRAEVARLLS; encoded by the coding sequence GTGTTCACCGGCCAGGAGCGGCGCGCCCGCCAGCGGGTCCGATTCTTCGTGAGCGAGTCTGACCCGCGGAAGTTCATGCAGGAGTTTGCCCGGGGGGTGGCGGGCTTTACGGAGGTGTTTTTGTGCGATCCCAACGGGGGGGCCGGGGAGGCGGCGCGGATCGAAGCCCTGCGGCAGATGCCGATGGAAAACCGCTTCACCAAGACACCCGAAGGCTGGCTGATGATCCCGACGGGCGGCAGTGGCGGTCAGCTCAAGTTTGCGCGGCACGACGAGCAGACAATCACGGCGGCGGTTCGGGGTTTCACCCGCCACTTTGGAGTCGAGCGGGTGAATGCCGTCGGCGTCCTGCCCTTGCATCATGTGAGCGGGCTCATGGCGTGGCTGCGCTGCGCATTGACCGGAGGCGAGTATGTGCCGCTGGACTGGAAGCAGCTTGAGGGCGGCGACCTGCTCCCGCTGCCCGCCAAGCCCGACGGTTGGGTGATCTCGCTGGTGCCGACCCAGCTGGAACGCCTGCTGCGCAATCCGGCGGCGGTCGCGTGGCTGAAGGAATACAGGATTATTTTCCTGGGCGGTGCGGCGGCGACACCGGGTCTGCTGGACCGAGCGGCCGCCCTCGGGTTGCGCCTGTCGCCCGGCTATGGCATGACCGAGACTGCGGCGATGGTCACGGCGCTGCGACCCGAGGATTTTTTGTCGGGTGCGCGCAGCAGCGGAGCCCCGCTGCCGCATGCGCGTGTGGCCGTCGCGGAGAACGGGGTGGTTTCGATTGGCGGTGAATCGCTCTTTCGCGGCTACTATCCCGAGTGGCGGACCCCGGGTGAGTTCAAGACCAGCGACCTGGGTCACGTTGATCCGCAAGGGCACCTGCACGTGCTCGGCCGCAGCGATGCGGTCATCATCACCGGCGGCGAGAAGGTGAACCCGGCGGAGGTGGAAAGGGCCTTGCGCGAAACGGATGAGTTTTCCGACGTGGTTGTGGTCGGGGTGCCGGACCCGGAATGGGGGCAGGCGGTGGTGGCGGCCTATCCGGCATCCACCTGTCCGGATTTGGCGAAGGTGCAACGGAGCATCGTATCCAGCCTGTCCGCCTACAAGCGGCCCAAGCGTTACCTGCCCGTGGAGAACTGGCCGCTGAACGCGGTCGGCAAAGTCAACCGGGCGGAGGTGGCGCGGTTGCTATCCTGA
- a CDS encoding NAD-dependent epimerase/dehydratase family protein, whose product MATFLVTGAAGFIASRVSELLLAEGHTVVGLDNLNDYYDVRLKEWRLARLRTQPGFVWQPGDIENLPALERVFTAHRFEAVINLAARAGVRASLAEPELYRRTNIEGARNVLECQRRFGVRKHVLASSSSLYAGCPMPFTEESPVEAPQSPYAETKKQAELLARDYHRQHGLDVTMLRYFTVFGPAGRPDMAPFRFIKWIDEGTPITLFGDGSQARDFTFVDDIARGTVLALKPLGCEVINLGGGRNPLSLLTVIGFIEKVLGKAAKIAGQPPSTADMKETWADIAKAKRLLNWSPTVPAEEGFRRTVEWHLANRDWVRGIRV is encoded by the coding sequence ATGGCGACCTTTCTCGTCACCGGTGCGGCGGGGTTCATTGCCTCCAGAGTCAGCGAATTGCTGCTCGCGGAGGGGCACACGGTCGTGGGCCTCGACAACCTCAACGACTATTACGACGTCCGCCTGAAAGAGTGGCGGCTGGCCCGCCTGCGCACCCAGCCCGGCTTTGTCTGGCAACCGGGGGACATCGAAAATCTGCCCGCCTTGGAGCGCGTGTTTACCGCGCACCGCTTTGAGGCGGTGATCAACCTCGCGGCCCGCGCCGGGGTGCGGGCCAGTCTGGCTGAGCCCGAACTCTACCGTCGCACCAACATCGAGGGCGCACGCAACGTGCTCGAGTGTCAGCGCCGGTTCGGCGTGAGGAAACATGTGCTCGCCTCGAGCTCGTCGCTTTATGCCGGTTGCCCGATGCCCTTCACGGAGGAATCCCCGGTCGAGGCGCCGCAGTCGCCCTACGCCGAGACGAAGAAACAGGCCGAGCTGCTCGCCCGTGACTATCACCGGCAGCACGGCCTCGACGTGACGATGCTCCGCTACTTCACGGTGTTCGGCCCGGCCGGCCGGCCGGACATGGCGCCGTTCCGTTTCATCAAGTGGATCGACGAGGGCACGCCGATCACGCTCTTCGGCGACGGCTCGCAGGCGCGCGATTTCACTTTTGTGGACGACATCGCCCGAGGCACCGTGCTCGCGCTCAAGCCGCTGGGCTGTGAAGTGATCAATCTTGGCGGCGGCCGCAACCCGCTCTCCCTGCTCACGGTCATCGGCTTCATCGAAAAGGTGCTCGGAAAGGCGGCGAAGATAGCCGGCCAGCCGCCCAGCACCGCGGACATGAAGGAAACCTGGGCCGACATCGCCAAGGCGAAGCGCCTGCTCAACTGGTCGCCGACCGTCCCCGCCGAAGAAGGGTTTCGCCGCACCGTCGAGTGGCATCTGGCGAATCGCGATTGGGTGCGCGGCATCCGGGTCTGA
- a CDS encoding matrixin family metalloprotease, with protein sequence MKPWNKFLPWVGLVALGLASATGLYAYSFYTNQNTKLPVKWPAGTIPLRIMLGASTNLSDGSSFNTSARTAAQTWNNFLGSTQFQTTFATGTAGDDNDVNELGFAANVFGKDFEGTTLAVTTGFSRGNERIEADIIFNTAYTWDSYRGNARFQGITLTPDIQRVALHELGHVLGLDHPDQAEPAQTVTAIMNSRIGNLDTLATDDTEGAQQLYGPPGAPANDNFANATVITLTQGNSTTLKGYNTNATRETGDPRQGDNPGGRSVWWRWTAPSSGSVTLDTKGSYYDTTLGVYTGSSLSGLTKVADNDDINPGIVQASDLTFNATAGTTYRFCVDGFNNSEQDPTDTVGADNGGLTLNLNFNSVGGTLPSITTQPASATVNTGATVSFSVVATGTAPLSYQWQLGGVAITGATSDTYSISSVTANQAGSYSVLVSNAAGSVTSNAATLTVNTPAPPVTPPSSGGGGGGGGGAPSLWFVGLLAALGAARLFRR encoded by the coding sequence GTGAAACCCTGGAATAAGTTTCTGCCGTGGGTCGGGCTGGTTGCGCTCGGGCTGGCTTCCGCCACCGGACTCTACGCCTATAGTTTCTACACCAACCAGAACACGAAGCTGCCGGTCAAATGGCCGGCGGGCACCATTCCCCTCCGGATCATGCTGGGCGCATCGACGAACCTGAGTGACGGCTCCAGCTTCAACACCAGCGCCCGGACCGCCGCGCAGACTTGGAACAATTTTCTCGGCTCCACCCAGTTCCAGACAACCTTTGCGACCGGCACCGCAGGCGATGACAACGACGTCAACGAACTTGGCTTCGCCGCCAATGTCTTCGGCAAGGATTTCGAGGGCACGACTCTGGCCGTCACCACCGGTTTCAGCCGGGGCAACGAACGGATTGAGGCCGACATCATTTTCAACACGGCCTACACGTGGGACTCTTACCGTGGCAACGCCCGCTTCCAGGGCATCACCCTGACACCCGACATCCAGCGCGTTGCCCTGCACGAGCTCGGTCACGTCCTTGGCCTGGACCACCCGGACCAGGCGGAGCCGGCGCAGACCGTGACTGCGATCATGAACAGCCGCATCGGCAATCTCGACACCCTCGCTACCGACGACACCGAGGGCGCCCAGCAGCTCTACGGCCCGCCCGGCGCGCCCGCGAACGACAACTTCGCCAATGCCACGGTCATCACCCTCACCCAGGGCAACAGCACCACGCTCAAAGGCTACAACACCAACGCCACGCGTGAAACCGGTGACCCGCGCCAGGGCGACAACCCCGGCGGCCGGTCCGTGTGGTGGCGCTGGACGGCCCCGTCGAGCGGCAGTGTCACCCTCGACACCAAGGGCAGCTACTACGACACGACCCTCGGCGTTTACACCGGTTCGTCGCTGTCCGGTTTGACCAAGGTGGCCGACAACGACGACATCAACCCCGGCATCGTGCAGGCCAGCGACCTGACCTTCAACGCCACGGCCGGGACCACCTACCGGTTCTGCGTGGATGGATTCAACAACAGTGAACAAGACCCCACCGACACCGTGGGCGCCGACAACGGCGGCCTCACGCTAAACCTGAACTTCAATTCCGTCGGCGGCACCCTGCCCTCCATCACCACGCAACCGGCCAGTGCCACCGTCAATACCGGCGCCACCGTCTCCTTCTCCGTGGTTGCCACCGGCACGGCACCGCTGAGCTATCAGTGGCAGCTCGGCGGCGTGGCGATCACCGGCGCCACCAGCGACACCTACTCCATTTCCAGCGTCACCGCCAACCAGGCCGGTTCCTACTCCGTCCTCGTCTCCAATGCCGCCGGCTCGGTCACCAGCAATGCCGCCACGCTGACCGTGAACACGCCCGCTCCCCCGGTCACCCCGCCGAGCTCCGGTGGCGGCGGCGGTGGTGGTGGCGGCGCGCCGAGCCTGTGGTTTGTGGGCCTGTTGGCCGCGCTGGGTGCTGCGCGACTGTTCCGTCGCTGA